Genomic DNA from Bacteroidota bacterium:
TTTTTTGCTATTGCTTTTCCTCCCCCGCTATTTGGGTAGTGTAGATTATGGAAGGTTGTATCTTGCAAATTCAATATTTGCGATATTTATGTTATTAATTGATTTTGGAGGCAGATACTCAATAACAAAAGAGGTTGCCAGATCACGGGAATCTGTTGGTTCTATTGCTGTAAATGCAATAGGTATCCGAATAATTTTTTGGGCTTTCTCTTTTCTAGGGCTCGTTATATTCACCTTTCTATCCGGTTATCCGCCTGTACTGCAGATTCTTCTTGTATTATATGGAATCAGCATGTTATGGGAAAGCACACGCAAAGTCTTGTGGAGTTGCTACCAAGGATTTGAGCAAATGAGATACCCATCGATCGCTGCAATTGTCGAACAGATTTTTATAACAATATTCGCTATAACAGCATTATTGCTTGGTGCAGGTCTTTTAATAATCGGTACGATTATGGTAATTGGGTCACTTCTAAATTTTGGAATTCATGTAAAGTTTGCAAAACAAATTATTTCTACATTACCCCGATTTCAGTTTAAAGAATCATTAAAACTTATAAGAAAGGGCATCCCCTTTTTCCTCTGGTCAATTTTTGGATTGATATATTACCGTGTTGATGCTGTAATGCTCTCATTTATGACACCTGAATCAATTGTCGGTTGGTATGGTGCTGCCTATCGATTCTTCGACATTTTGATGTTCATTCCAAGTATTTTCAGTGTAGCGGTTTTCCCTATTCTGTCTCGAATTTGGAAAGATAAAGAGGGTTTATCATTAACAACAAGCAAAAGTCTCGATTTCATTATAGTTGCCGGAATACCGGTAAGCATTAGCTTATTTTTTTTCGCACACGAAATAATTAATCTTTTTTATGGTTTAGCCGGGTTTGGTCCCACAGTTTTAATTTTAAAAATCTTCTCCGTCGGAATTCTCTTAGTATATATTGATATGATTTTAGGAACTGCGATATTAGCTTCAGATAAACTACGCCAATGGTCACTTGTTGCTCTTGCTGCAGTTTTCATAAACATCGGATTAAATTATTTTATGATTCCATATACTCAAGTAAACTATGGAAATGGTGGGATAGGAGCTGCCATTGCAACGATAATCACTGAATTTTTTGTTATGCTTTTTGCCCTGTACCTAATTCCAAAAACAACATTGGCTATTGCGCGTCCGAGCGTCAGCATTAAAGCGATTACAAGCGGTCTGTTTATGGTCGGTGCATTGTATGCGCTTTCATTTTCTCCTCAACCCTGGGTCATAGAAGCAATCGTCGGTATTCTCATATATGGGGTCATATTACTAATTATAAAAACACTAGAACCAGAAGAACTCGATTTTTTTAAAGAATATATTACTTTTAAAAACTTAAAAAATATAATTATCCCTTCAAAAGGAAAGGAAGAATGAAGTTACTACATATAATGCCATATTCTCCAGTGCCACCAACTTTTGGTGGTGCTCTTCGAATTTACAATTTACTTCGCCAGATGACAAAAAACCATGAAGTTACACTTATTACTTTTGGTAATTCGAACACTGAATTTGAATTACGTTCTCATTTCGACACTAACCTGAAAAATATACACGTATTAAATTATCCTTATCTAAAGCCGTTCAAACGTTTTAACCAACTTTTCTCTCTATTTAATAAGAGCAGTTTTGCATTCCGAAGAACATATCATCAAGAAACGCAGAGATTGATTGATGGAATCGTGACTTCTGACAACTTCGACATTGTGCAAACCGAATTTCCACACATGGCATCATACAAAATCAATTCTGATGCAATCAAAATTATGGATGCACATAATGTCGAATATTCAATACTTAAATACCAATGGCAGCACACATCTTCACCATTACGGAAGATTTTCTATCACAAAGAATTTCAAAAAATTTTTCATGAAGAAATCACCGTTTGCCGGCGTCAAGACGCTCTTTTGGTTACTTCAGCTGACGATAAGAATACATTAGATAAAGATGTACCGGACGTTCCAAAATATATTGTACCTAATGGTGTGGATACTAATTACTTTATTCCTTCGACAGAAAAACCCAAGCCACACACATTAGTTTTTTCAGGCGCGATGTCGTATATACCGAACTACGATGGTATTCTATACTTTCTTGATAATATATTTCCGCTAATCACAAAATCAATTCCAGATACAAAGTTGTACATTGTAGGAAACATGCCACCTAAGAATTTACTAAAGCGAGCCTCTGAAAATATTATAATAACCGGTTACACTGATGATGTACGACCTTATATATGGAGATCGAGTGTATATATCGTACCACTACGAATGGGAAGCGGAACTAGATTAAAAGTATTAGAAGCTCTCTCAATGAAAAAACCTATCGTTACAACTACCATCGGTTGCGAAGGCATTGATGTAGAAAATGGACGAACAGCCATTATTACTGATGAGCCACAAGCTTTTGCAGAAGCCGTAATAAGAATTTTGAAAGATCCATATCAATCAAAAAATTTGATTGATAACGGTTTTGAACTAGTTAAAAAGCGATACGATTGGTCCGTAATTGGTGAAAAATTGGATAATGTTTACAATTTATTAATAAAAAAATGACAATATCTGAATACATAAGATTTGTACGCTCACGTTTGCACCGTCATACAATTATTGAACACATAAAAGGATTATGGTTTAAACGTAAGTTTACTAAAGCGAAAATTATAGTTGTCGCCGGAGGATTTCCTTTCCCTAAAATAATAAACGAAGGTGGAAAAATATTCGCTGATAATTGCCAATTTTTTCCCGGCGTTCGATTGGAAGTCGGTAAGGATGCGTGTATTAAAATCGGCAAAGGAACTTACTTGAATCGGAATACCGTAATTGTATCACAAAAGCAAGTTGAAATTGGAAACAATTGTAAAATATCCTGGGATGTTGTGATAATGGATTCAGATTTACATCCTCTCCCTGGTAATACAAAAATAATTTCAAAACCAGTAGTGATAATGGATAATGTATGGATTGGCTGTAGAGTGATTATTTTAAAAGGGGTTACGATTGGATCTGGAGCAATTATCGCTGCTGGTGCAGTAGTCACAAAAGATATTCCGGCTAATTCGATTGCTGCCGGAGTACCGGCACAGGTATTATCATTTAATAATAAGAAGAAGAAGGAAGGAAATGCAGAATAATTCAAAGAACGGGAAGAAACATCCAGGATTAGGGAACTCTAATAAAATTAAAGTTCTGATGTATCATATTGTCACAGATGATAAAAGCTTTTGCAGTAAAAACAGAAATATCGCAGTTCACGTAAGCGAGTTCCGCAACCAAATGAAATTTCTTGATCGCTGTGGATTTGTAACTATTACTTTCGAAGATTATTTGCTTTATATGAACGGAGAATTAAATTTACCCAAAAAACCTATTATATTATCGTTTGACGATGGTTTTGCTGATGTTCATCAATATGCATTCCCAATTTTACAAGAATTTGGTATGCGGGCAGTTTTATTTATTTTAGGCGACAGAAAAATTAAAACAAATAGTTGGGATCATGCTTCCGGAATCTCACCCAAACCACTGCTCGCCGACTATCAAATTATCGAAATGCACGATGCCGGTTTCGAAATTGGCTCCCATGCTTTAACTCATAGTAAACTTACAAATATTCAACGAGAAAAAGCTTGGGAAGAAATATCTCGCTCGCGAATGTTATTAGAAATTTTTCTCAATACTCAAGTTAAGTCAATTGCCTACCCTTTTGGAAGCGTTAATAAAACTTTAAAAATATTAGCAGAGGAAGCCGGCTATCAAATTGGATGTGGCAGCTATTCAGGTCCATTAGTTTTCGGAAAAGATCGTTTTGAAATTCACCGAATAAACATTCCCGGACAATTGACTATTTTTCAATTTGCACTCCGCCTATCAAGGCTTCATCATTATTTGGAATGGACTTGGTGGCGATTGATGAAAAATGGTAAAATAAATAAAAATCGGTTATCAGTTTTTAGTTCTAGTAAAGGTGAGATACAAAATAATAATTATCACTAAACATATAAATGAAAAATCCACACACAACAATAAATTCAAATCATTCAT
This window encodes:
- a CDS encoding flippase, with translation MNKEIAKSIAKNTTVLMGSQSVTWTMSFLLLLFLPRYLGSVDYGRLYLANSIFAIFMLLIDFGGRYSITKEVARSRESVGSIAVNAIGIRIIFWAFSFLGLVIFTFLSGYPPVLQILLVLYGISMLWESTRKVLWSCYQGFEQMRYPSIAAIVEQIFITIFAITALLLGAGLLIIGTIMVIGSLLNFGIHVKFAKQIISTLPRFQFKESLKLIRKGIPFFLWSIFGLIYYRVDAVMLSFMTPESIVGWYGAAYRFFDILMFIPSIFSVAVFPILSRIWKDKEGLSLTTSKSLDFIIVAGIPVSISLFFFAHEIINLFYGLAGFGPTVLILKIFSVGILLVYIDMILGTAILASDKLRQWSLVALAAVFINIGLNYFMIPYTQVNYGNGGIGAAIATIITEFFVMLFALYLIPKTTLAIARPSVSIKAITSGLFMVGALYALSFSPQPWVIEAIVGILIYGVILLIIKTLEPEELDFFKEYITFKNLKNIIIPSKGKEE
- a CDS encoding glycosyltransferase family 4 protein, whose protein sequence is MKLLHIMPYSPVPPTFGGALRIYNLLRQMTKNHEVTLITFGNSNTEFELRSHFDTNLKNIHVLNYPYLKPFKRFNQLFSLFNKSSFAFRRTYHQETQRLIDGIVTSDNFDIVQTEFPHMASYKINSDAIKIMDAHNVEYSILKYQWQHTSSPLRKIFYHKEFQKIFHEEITVCRRQDALLVTSADDKNTLDKDVPDVPKYIVPNGVDTNYFIPSTEKPKPHTLVFSGAMSYIPNYDGILYFLDNIFPLITKSIPDTKLYIVGNMPPKNLLKRASENIIITGYTDDVRPYIWRSSVYIVPLRMGSGTRLKVLEALSMKKPIVTTTIGCEGIDVENGRTAIITDEPQAFAEAVIRILKDPYQSKNLIDNGFELVKKRYDWSVIGEKLDNVYNLLIKK
- a CDS encoding acyltransferase — translated: MTISEYIRFVRSRLHRHTIIEHIKGLWFKRKFTKAKIIVVAGGFPFPKIINEGGKIFADNCQFFPGVRLEVGKDACIKIGKGTYLNRNTVIVSQKQVEIGNNCKISWDVVIMDSDLHPLPGNTKIISKPVVIMDNVWIGCRVIILKGVTIGSGAIIAAGAVVTKDIPANSIAAGVPAQVLSFNNKKKKEGNAE
- a CDS encoding polysaccharide deacetylase family protein, with product MQNNSKNGKKHPGLGNSNKIKVLMYHIVTDDKSFCSKNRNIAVHVSEFRNQMKFLDRCGFVTITFEDYLLYMNGELNLPKKPIILSFDDGFADVHQYAFPILQEFGMRAVLFILGDRKIKTNSWDHASGISPKPLLADYQIIEMHDAGFEIGSHALTHSKLTNIQREKAWEEISRSRMLLEIFLNTQVKSIAYPFGSVNKTLKILAEEAGYQIGCGSYSGPLVFGKDRFEIHRINIPGQLTIFQFALRLSRLHHYLEWTWWRLMKNGKINKNRLSVFSSSKGEIQNNNYH